From a region of the Odontesthes bonariensis isolate fOdoBon6 chromosome 4, fOdoBon6.hap1, whole genome shotgun sequence genome:
- the fgf8b gene encoding fibroblast growth factor 8b isoform X2 yields the protein MKQYLNYYKMRLRTSRLGYLLLQFTALCFYAQSRLSDRMSRRLTRTYQLYSRTSGKHVQVLANKRVNANGDDGAVHAKLEVETDSFGSRVRIKGVKTGYYICMNKRGKLIGKRKGRGKDCIFTEIVLENNYTALQNAKYEGWYMAFTRKGRPRKASKTKQHQREAHFMKRLPRGHLLSERRPFDVLPLPVPMQPFSKRTKHSHHQRSGGR from the exons ATGAAGCAATATTTGAACTATTACAAGATGAGGCTGAGAACATCGAGGTTAGGTTATCT GTTACTTCAGTTCACGGCGCTTTGCTTTTACGCACAG AGCCGGCTGTCGGACCGGATGAGCCGCAGACTGACCCGAACCTACCAGCTGTACAGCCGAACCAGCGGGAAACACGTCCAGGTCCTGGCCAACAAGAGGGTCAACGCCAACGGCGACGACGGGGCGGTGCACG CTAAACTGGAAGTGGAGACGGACTCTTTTGGAAGTCGTGTTCGTATTAAAGGGGTGAAGACAGGATACTACATATGCATGAACAAGAGGGGGAAGCTGATCGGCAAG CGGAAAGGACGAGGCAAAGACTGCATCTTCACAGAGATTGTTCTGGAAAACAACTACACGGCGCTCCAGAACGCCAAGTACGAGGGCTGGTACATGGCTTTCACACGCAAAGGACGCCCCAGGAAGGCCTCCAAGACCAAGCAGCACCAGAGGGAGGCCCACTTCATGAAGCGTCTACCTAGGGGGCACTTGCTAAGTGAGAGGAGACCGTTTGATGTCCTTCCTCTCCCTGTCCCCATGCAGCCTTTCAGCAAGCGGACTAAACATTCCCATCACCAGCGCTCAGGGGGACGCTGA
- the fgf8b gene encoding fibroblast growth factor 8b isoform X1, whose protein sequence is MKQYLNYYKMRLRTSRLGYLLLQFTALCFYAQNSVQSPPNFKHHVTEQSRLSDRMSRRLTRTYQLYSRTSGKHVQVLANKRVNANGDDGAVHAKLEVETDSFGSRVRIKGVKTGYYICMNKRGKLIGKRKGRGKDCIFTEIVLENNYTALQNAKYEGWYMAFTRKGRPRKASKTKQHQREAHFMKRLPRGHLLSERRPFDVLPLPVPMQPFSKRTKHSHHQRSGGR, encoded by the exons ATGAAGCAATATTTGAACTATTACAAGATGAGGCTGAGAACATCGAGGTTAGGTTATCT GTTACTTCAGTTCACGGCGCTTTGCTTTTACGCACAG AACTCGGTGCAATCTCCTCCTAATTTCAAGCACCATGTCACTGAGCAGAGCCGGCTGTCGGACCGGATGAGCCGCAGACTGACCCGAACCTACCAGCTGTACAGCCGAACCAGCGGGAAACACGTCCAGGTCCTGGCCAACAAGAGGGTCAACGCCAACGGCGACGACGGGGCGGTGCACG CTAAACTGGAAGTGGAGACGGACTCTTTTGGAAGTCGTGTTCGTATTAAAGGGGTGAAGACAGGATACTACATATGCATGAACAAGAGGGGGAAGCTGATCGGCAAG CGGAAAGGACGAGGCAAAGACTGCATCTTCACAGAGATTGTTCTGGAAAACAACTACACGGCGCTCCAGAACGCCAAGTACGAGGGCTGGTACATGGCTTTCACACGCAAAGGACGCCCCAGGAAGGCCTCCAAGACCAAGCAGCACCAGAGGGAGGCCCACTTCATGAAGCGTCTACCTAGGGGGCACTTGCTAAGTGAGAGGAGACCGTTTGATGTCCTTCCTCTCCCTGTCCCCATGCAGCCTTTCAGCAAGCGGACTAAACATTCCCATCACCAGCGCTCAGGGGGACGCTGA